In Nicotiana tabacum cultivar K326 chromosome 11, ASM71507v2, whole genome shotgun sequence, a single window of DNA contains:
- the LOC107797397 gene encoding U-box domain-containing protein 25-like produces MKEPEMAIPPLFRCPISLDLFKDPVTLCTGQTYDRSSIEKWLSSGNSTCPVTMQKLHDSSIVPNHTLRHLIHQWLQLNCRNGYDLHYFQAIDDSIVGLKHNLQSKESTLDTKVQALEKVLALSEDLPLENSFLIQLDFFQMILELALENSVDQSSNFQESLIFMEKALVCALKLLPFSDLGTLNMLKEDESKFTNFLMLFKNGTFIIKKSLCHLIVAISSSLQSKELVTMLGKSKIFIQELVHVIENKLDGCEESIRALSALSSLEQNREFIVKENAVEALITYIVNAPKCQYRSLLAPILAMKTIETLLVEKNAKEDVLNHPNGVSAIVKMVFRVSSDNEGSESAVNSLIIVCHDFMQAREEAIYSGVLSQLLLLLQSQCSERTKNKARMLLKLLRSMCTGDQKQAL; encoded by the coding sequence ATGAAGGAGCCTGAAATGGCAATTCCTCCCTTGTTTAGGTGTCCAATAAGCTTAGATTTGTTTAAAGATCCAGTCACTTTATGCACAGGCCAAACATATGATAGATCCAGCATTGAAAAATGGCTATCTTCTGGCAATTCAACTTGTCCTGTTACAATGCAGAAACTCCATGACTCTTCTATTGTACCAAACCACACCCTTCGCCATTTGATTCATCAATGGCTTCAATTAAACTGCAGAAATGGTTATGATCTTCATTACTTTCAAGCAATTGATGATTCAATTGTTGGTCTCAAACACAATCTTCAGTCAAAGGAGTCTACATTGGACACAAAAGTTCAAGCACTAGAGAAAGTTCTTGCTTTGTCAGAAGATTTGCCTTTAGAAAACTCTTTCTTGATTCAACTAGACTTCTTCCAAATGATTCTTGAATTAGCATTGGAAAATTCAGTTGATCAAAGTTCAAATTTCCAAGAAAGTCTCATATTTATGGAGAAAGCTCTTGTTTGTGCATTGAAATTGTTGCCATTTAGTGATTTGGGAACTCTCAACATGCTCAAAGAAGATGAATCCAAGTTTACAAACTTCTTGATGCTATTCAAGAATGGGACTTTTATCATCAAGAAAAGCTTGTGTCATTTAATAGTGGCAATTTCATCATCTTTGCAGTCAAAGGAACTTGTAACTATGTTGGGTAAATCCAAGATTTTTATTCAAGAACTTGTTCATGTTATCGAGAACAAATTAGATGGTTGTGAGGAATCAATCAGAGCTCTTTCAGCATTATCTTCTCTCGAACAAAATCGCGAATTTATAGTGAAGGAAAACGCAGTTGAGGCACTCATAACATACATTGTGAATGCTCCAAAATGCCAATATAGAAGCTTACTAGCACCAATATTGGCAATGAAAACAATTGAAACATTGTTAGTagaaaaaaatgcaaaagaagaTGTCTTAAATCATCCAAATGGTGTTAGTGCAATTGTGAAGATGGTATTTAGAGTATCATCAGATAATGAAGGAAGTGAAAGTGCAGTGAATTCTTTAATTATTGTGTGTCATGATTTCATGCAAGCTAGGGAAGAAGCTATCTATAGTGGGGTTTTGAGTCAGTTATTGTTACTCCTTCAAAGCCAGTGTAGTGAGAGGAccaaaaataaggcaagaatgtTGCTCAAGTTGTTGAGATCCATGTGCACTGGGGACCAAAAACAAGCATTGTAG